A part of Paenarthrobacter sp. A20 genomic DNA contains:
- a CDS encoding Re/Si-specific NAD(P)(+) transhydrogenase subunit alpha, with product MGQETRVAATPKTVGQLAVLGYTVVVEKGAGESSSFPDDAYASAGAQIVGADEAWGSDVVLRINPPSEEELDKLSAGATLIGMLSPALRPELVDALAARPITALALDAVPRISRAQSMDVLSSMANIAGYRAVIEAAHEFGRFFTGQVTAAGKVPPAKVLVAGAGVAGLAAIGAASSLGAIVRATDPRPEVADQVKSIGGEYLKVEVADEMKSSDGYAKATSEVYNQRAAEIYSEQALDVDIVITTALIPGRPAPKLLTEEDVASMKPGSVIIDMAAGQGGNVAGSVAGERRVTDNGVVILGYTDLPGRLPAQASQLYGTNILNLLKLLTKGKDGQLAIDFDDVIQRSVTVVRNGEKTWPPPPVQVSAAPTVSDESTRADVKEHLARQAAKKKGLSPAVKAGLVVAGIAALFGINAIAPDPLPQHFTVLMLSVVVGFYIIGKVHHALHTPLMSVTNAISGIIVVGALLQVTSANPAVQVVSATAILLASINIFGGFAVTRRMLAMFSRGGKSHE from the coding sequence ATGGGTCAGGAGACACGTGTTGCGGCGACACCCAAAACTGTGGGCCAGTTGGCCGTATTGGGCTACACGGTGGTCGTAGAGAAAGGCGCTGGCGAATCTTCGTCCTTTCCTGACGACGCGTACGCCTCAGCTGGAGCGCAGATTGTTGGCGCCGATGAAGCCTGGGGCAGCGATGTGGTGCTGCGTATCAATCCGCCCAGCGAGGAGGAGCTGGATAAACTCTCGGCAGGCGCAACCCTCATCGGGATGCTCAGCCCTGCTCTGCGACCCGAGTTGGTTGATGCGCTGGCAGCGCGACCCATAACAGCCTTGGCGTTGGACGCTGTGCCCCGAATCTCGCGGGCGCAGTCCATGGACGTACTGAGTTCCATGGCCAACATCGCCGGGTACAGGGCCGTCATTGAGGCCGCTCATGAGTTTGGCCGGTTCTTCACGGGCCAGGTCACTGCAGCGGGGAAAGTGCCCCCTGCCAAGGTTCTGGTTGCTGGCGCTGGTGTTGCTGGCCTGGCCGCTATCGGCGCCGCAAGCAGTTTGGGTGCGATTGTGCGGGCGACCGATCCCCGGCCAGAAGTGGCCGACCAGGTGAAATCCATCGGTGGTGAATACCTCAAGGTTGAGGTTGCAGACGAGATGAAGTCATCTGATGGGTATGCCAAAGCCACTAGCGAGGTTTACAACCAACGGGCGGCGGAAATTTACTCGGAGCAGGCACTGGATGTCGACATCGTCATTACTACCGCCCTCATCCCGGGGCGGCCCGCGCCGAAGCTGTTGACAGAAGAAGATGTAGCCAGCATGAAACCGGGCAGCGTCATAATTGATATGGCTGCTGGTCAAGGCGGCAACGTCGCAGGTTCTGTTGCTGGTGAACGTAGGGTCACGGATAACGGCGTTGTCATCCTTGGGTACACGGACCTGCCCGGGCGATTACCTGCCCAAGCATCCCAGCTCTATGGAACCAATATCCTGAACCTCTTGAAACTCCTGACCAAGGGCAAGGACGGACAGCTTGCGATCGACTTCGACGACGTCATCCAACGATCGGTAACGGTTGTCAGGAACGGCGAAAAGACGTGGCCGCCTCCGCCCGTCCAGGTTTCCGCTGCTCCCACTGTTTCGGATGAGTCGACTCGTGCTGACGTCAAGGAACATTTGGCGCGTCAGGCAGCCAAGAAGAAGGGTCTTAGCCCCGCAGTAAAGGCCGGACTGGTTGTTGCGGGGATCGCAGCACTCTTTGGGATCAACGCAATTGCACCGGACCCGCTGCCGCAGCACTTCACAGTGCTGATGCTCTCGGTCGTCGTCGGATTTTACATCATCGGGAAAGTCCATCACGCTCTGCATACTCCATTGATGTCGGTGACGAACGCCATCTCCGGCATAATCGTCGTCGGCGCTTTGCTGCAGGTTACTTCTGCCAACCCGGCTGTACAGGTTGTTTCCGCGACGGCAATCCTGCTCGCAAGCATCAACATCTTTGGCGGTTTCGCCGTCACCCGCCGAATGCTCGCGATGTTCTCCCGCGGAGGGAAATCTCATGAGTAA
- a CDS encoding PucR family transcriptional regulator: protein MPLTLSALTGNTDLRLQVKHWTRETDPMVTGAHVSELLRPSEWLAGGEILMTIGLLLPVTVTAEDCRSYVRDVKGGGAVALALGLGSDLPHQSVPRTLAEAAAAEDLPLFGVPEDVPFIAITSAVYKALVADERQSLDRLVDLHKALTFSAASGGGLEAIVATWTSATNIGAIVTDPLGLRIVTSDTVGAQPTDEMLRDLANVLAPKGLRSAMKTTIEDIPLEIQPLGTTRLRGFVVLVGNAGSRMPVAITALTSILALEFERRWLSSEPDRHQRARAFQRVLVAESESDAEALLRASGLTGEEFRCIAVDPGAGAAADLVADLSLTIRGGLIRHTNGGPVEAIVMADADIEQDLRRFAPNLAAGIGASTTPGTLAASQAQAVAALVTSRNLGHPVTYRRGFTQTWLTNATDLEMAQTFSDAVLAPLSNADPSGALLATVEAWLTANCQIDPAADRLHVHRHTVRSRLRKIEQLIGQPLDQLDTRVELWLALTAKGLHRLPTGRPNT from the coding sequence ATGCCCCTCACACTCAGTGCATTGACCGGTAACACGGACCTGCGGCTCCAAGTGAAACATTGGACTCGCGAAACTGATCCGATGGTCACGGGGGCGCATGTCTCTGAGCTGCTGCGTCCCAGCGAATGGCTGGCGGGCGGGGAGATTTTGATGACTATCGGGCTGCTGCTCCCCGTTACCGTCACGGCCGAGGATTGCCGTTCGTACGTTCGGGATGTCAAGGGTGGCGGTGCTGTCGCCCTCGCTCTTGGCCTGGGCAGCGATTTGCCTCACCAATCGGTACCAAGGACCCTTGCTGAAGCCGCAGCGGCGGAGGACCTGCCTCTTTTCGGTGTTCCCGAGGACGTGCCGTTCATTGCCATCACGAGCGCGGTCTATAAGGCGCTCGTCGCGGACGAGCGCCAGTCCCTTGACCGCTTGGTTGACCTTCACAAGGCCCTGACTTTCAGTGCCGCTTCCGGCGGAGGACTTGAGGCGATTGTTGCGACCTGGACATCGGCTACGAACATAGGTGCCATTGTCACCGACCCGCTGGGCCTGCGGATCGTGACAAGCGACACCGTCGGTGCCCAGCCAACGGACGAGATGCTGCGCGACCTTGCCAATGTCTTGGCTCCCAAGGGGTTAAGGAGCGCGATGAAGACGACGATCGAGGACATCCCTCTTGAGATCCAGCCCTTGGGGACTACCCGGCTGCGCGGCTTCGTGGTCCTCGTCGGCAACGCGGGGTCACGAATGCCGGTGGCAATCACCGCACTCACCTCAATTCTTGCCCTTGAGTTTGAGCGTCGATGGCTGTCCAGCGAGCCGGACCGACACCAACGTGCCCGGGCCTTTCAGAGAGTGCTGGTTGCCGAATCCGAAAGCGACGCGGAGGCCCTGCTTCGTGCCTCCGGACTAACCGGCGAGGAGTTCCGCTGCATCGCCGTCGACCCGGGGGCGGGTGCCGCGGCCGATTTGGTCGCCGATCTTTCCCTGACGATTCGCGGTGGCCTCATCCGCCACACCAACGGAGGCCCTGTGGAGGCCATCGTCATGGCCGACGCCGACATAGAACAGGACCTTCGTAGGTTCGCACCCAACTTAGCCGCCGGAATCGGAGCCTCAACAACGCCAGGCACACTTGCTGCATCCCAGGCACAGGCGGTGGCCGCACTGGTCACCAGCCGCAACCTCGGTCACCCGGTGACCTACCGGCGCGGCTTCACCCAAACCTGGCTCACCAACGCCACTGATTTGGAAATGGCGCAGACATTCAGCGACGCAGTCCTCGCCCCCCTCAGCAACGCCGATCCGAGTGGAGCGCTCCTGGCGACCGTCGAGGCCTGGCTGACCGCGAACTGTCAGATCGACCCCGCCGCAGATCGCCTTCACGTCCATCGGCACACCGTGCGCTCCCGGCTCCGGAAGATCGAACAGCTCATTGGCCAGCCCTTGGACCAGCTGGATACCCGGGTGGAACTATGGCTTGCCCTGACAGCGAAGGGCCTGCACCGTCTTCCAACGGGCAGGCCCAACACCTGA
- a CDS encoding cytosine permease — MKESAAAIEVQGASFIPDEQRSGRPRDLFFMFLSANVTQLYVVIGATIMVFGLSMWQAVVVILVANSLMFLMGWFASIGAASGVPTSIITRALFGMRGNKVFGAGVVVVLSTLVTIVNLVIGTQGGLVVAERLGMAPDVATTAIVCGIIVLASTGLAMYGYNMMVKTSGVLTVVIAAAFVLLGFFVFQKVDLASFQPVPTENPVIGFVVALTLCIAMPLSWGSAADFARHIPSTTRRKPIVLAVGLGGMIPLVGLELVGVLAATATDMSEPVTGLMNLVPEWFGTVLVVVIVIGSIMNTVMTIYGGSLAVQAAGVPVSRVVAVTGLGLTAAIGTVYVLFFADSFLNILQLGLTCLGSVAMPLTAIYLVDSVRRKGRYDGVALSNPSQGGPYWHRGGFRLSGICALLGGSVVALLSLNGASYQGPIAAMLGGIDMSIVLGGTVAAVLFVALSRQEERATSNKLTERTPQ, encoded by the coding sequence ATGAAGGAAAGCGCAGCTGCCATCGAAGTCCAAGGCGCGAGCTTCATCCCCGATGAGCAACGATCCGGAAGACCGCGTGACCTCTTTTTCATGTTCCTTTCAGCCAATGTGACCCAGCTGTACGTTGTCATAGGCGCGACGATCATGGTGTTCGGCCTGAGCATGTGGCAGGCCGTGGTGGTCATTCTTGTGGCCAACAGCCTCATGTTCCTCATGGGCTGGTTCGCCAGTATCGGCGCCGCATCCGGAGTGCCAACATCGATTATCACGCGTGCTCTTTTCGGCATGCGGGGAAACAAGGTCTTTGGGGCCGGCGTGGTAGTCGTTCTGTCGACCCTGGTCACCATCGTCAATCTCGTGATCGGTACGCAGGGTGGTTTGGTCGTTGCCGAGCGGCTTGGCATGGCACCAGACGTCGCCACGACGGCTATCGTCTGCGGAATCATCGTGCTGGCATCCACGGGACTGGCAATGTACGGCTACAACATGATGGTAAAGACCAGCGGCGTGCTCACCGTGGTTATCGCTGCTGCTTTCGTTCTGCTCGGATTCTTCGTCTTCCAAAAAGTGGACCTGGCATCCTTCCAACCGGTCCCGACGGAGAATCCTGTCATAGGCTTCGTCGTCGCGCTGACGTTGTGCATCGCGATGCCGCTGTCCTGGGGCAGCGCAGCGGACTTTGCCCGGCACATCCCCAGCACCACCAGACGCAAGCCCATCGTTCTCGCCGTCGGGCTCGGCGGCATGATCCCCCTCGTCGGACTGGAGCTGGTAGGCGTCCTTGCCGCCACGGCCACGGACATGTCCGAACCCGTCACAGGACTGATGAACCTCGTTCCAGAATGGTTCGGCACCGTGCTCGTCGTGGTCATCGTCATTGGTTCGATCATGAACACAGTCATGACCATCTACGGAGGAAGCCTTGCTGTCCAAGCCGCCGGGGTGCCTGTGTCCCGTGTGGTTGCAGTGACCGGGCTCGGTCTAACTGCGGCTATCGGCACGGTCTACGTGCTCTTCTTCGCGGACAGCTTCCTGAACATCCTCCAGCTAGGGCTGACGTGCTTGGGCTCAGTGGCAATGCCCCTGACAGCCATCTATCTCGTCGACAGCGTTCGCCGCAAAGGTCGCTACGACGGCGTCGCCCTGTCCAACCCCTCCCAGGGAGGCCCGTACTGGCATCGAGGCGGATTCCGCCTCTCCGGGATCTGCGCGCTGCTCGGCGGCTCAGTGGTGGCACTGCTGTCACTGAATGGGGCTTCATACCAGGGGCCCATAGCCGCAATGCTCGGCGGCATCGACATGTCCATCGTTCTCGGTGGGACGGTTGCCGCCGTGCTCTTTGTCGCGTTGTCCCGCCAGGAAGAACGAGCCACCTCCAACAAACTCACCGAAAGGACCCCACAATGA
- a CDS encoding NAD(P)/FAD-dependent oxidoreductase yields MMRQNADAPVIIIGAGLAGLRAAEGARRAGYTGALVMIGDEEHPPYDRPPLSKDFITAPAPPDVLLRDPDELRNELNIELRLGQAAEQLDVPGKRVRVGQAWLDYSSIILATGYRSRTFSTNREEQNLYPVRTVTDGMRLRERLASGARHVAILGAGFIGSELASSTRSRGISVTLISTVRKPLSGALGDQVADALVQLHRSNGVDVRLGCSIAEVSESSILLSDGSMVPADVVAYGIGGEPATEWLAGSGIELDGFGVVCDEFLRAAPGVYAAGDIASWPSKLFDQQLRSPHWTAASEQGVNAGHNAVSDAKEPFDTVPYYWSDLYGKRLQFVGVASGDQMMVVHDELPDGGFLALARSGDRISAACGINMRRQIGVARRHIRQQSSWSVAMEDLGVDQNPAVLSRV; encoded by the coding sequence ATGATGAGACAGAACGCTGACGCGCCCGTCATCATCATCGGCGCCGGCCTTGCCGGCCTGAGGGCAGCGGAAGGCGCCAGGCGGGCCGGCTATACCGGAGCGCTGGTGATGATCGGGGACGAGGAGCACCCACCCTACGACCGGCCTCCGTTGTCGAAGGACTTCATCACCGCACCTGCACCGCCCGACGTGCTCCTTCGCGACCCCGACGAGCTCAGAAACGAACTCAACATCGAACTGCGTCTCGGGCAGGCTGCAGAGCAGCTGGATGTTCCCGGCAAACGCGTCCGGGTGGGTCAGGCATGGCTGGACTACTCCTCGATCATCCTGGCCACGGGCTACCGCTCCCGCACCTTCAGCACCAATCGAGAGGAGCAGAATCTCTACCCTGTCCGCACAGTGACGGACGGGATGCGGCTTCGGGAACGCCTCGCTTCCGGCGCCAGGCACGTGGCGATACTCGGGGCAGGTTTCATCGGTTCGGAGCTGGCGAGCTCAACACGCTCCAGGGGCATAAGCGTGACGCTCATCAGCACAGTAAGGAAGCCACTCTCCGGGGCACTCGGTGATCAGGTGGCCGATGCCCTCGTCCAACTGCACCGCTCGAACGGCGTAGACGTAAGGCTCGGATGCAGCATCGCCGAGGTCAGCGAATCCTCCATCCTGCTCTCCGACGGGTCGATGGTCCCCGCCGATGTCGTCGCCTACGGAATTGGCGGCGAGCCAGCAACAGAATGGCTGGCAGGATCAGGTATCGAACTCGATGGATTCGGCGTGGTGTGCGACGAATTCCTCCGGGCAGCGCCCGGTGTCTACGCAGCTGGCGATATCGCATCCTGGCCCAGCAAACTCTTTGACCAGCAGCTTAGAAGTCCACACTGGACGGCCGCTTCCGAGCAAGGTGTTAATGCGGGACACAACGCCGTCAGCGATGCGAAAGAGCCATTCGACACCGTCCCGTACTACTGGTCCGACCTATACGGCAAACGCCTACAATTCGTCGGCGTGGCAAGCGGGGACCAGATGATGGTGGTGCACGATGAGCTCCCTGACGGCGGATTCCTGGCGCTCGCACGATCGGGGGACCGGATCTCCGCTGCCTGCGGGATCAACATGCGACGACAGATAGGGGTTGCCCGTCGGCACATCCGGCAGCAGTCCTCTTGGAGCGTAGCCATGGAAGATCTGGGCGTAGATCAAAACCCGGCCGTGCTCTCAAGGGTTTAG
- a CDS encoding TetR/AcrR family transcriptional regulator gives MGLTGTPPAVFMREGNAADPRAVRTRQLLLDAFERQLESGQSSPTVSSLVQEAAVSRSSFYNHFTGAENVGVAAFRELLDAFKPMLREDEDQSTPAVVSQVGFEEFFTHLAEHRVLCLAVLTPGTQTPALAELHSTLVTHLTAAIAAVEARPAGLDAKQAAVFLVGAILSLLLDWLEKPTQTATELTLFVDRMLPDWLREEHQIEAPILVTTTPRTKPNQ, from the coding sequence ATGGGCCTCACCGGCACGCCTCCTGCAGTATTCATGCGCGAAGGCAACGCAGCGGATCCGCGGGCCGTGCGCACGCGCCAGCTTTTGCTTGACGCGTTTGAGCGCCAACTTGAAAGCGGCCAGTCATCACCGACGGTCTCCTCGCTGGTCCAAGAGGCTGCCGTGAGTCGGAGCTCGTTCTATAACCATTTCACCGGCGCCGAAAATGTGGGTGTCGCAGCCTTCAGGGAGTTGCTCGACGCATTCAAGCCGATGCTCCGCGAGGATGAGGATCAGTCCACTCCGGCCGTCGTGTCGCAGGTCGGGTTTGAGGAGTTCTTCACCCACCTTGCCGAGCACAGGGTGTTGTGCCTAGCCGTGTTGACCCCGGGTACCCAGACGCCCGCACTCGCCGAACTCCACTCAACGCTGGTCACCCACCTCACCGCGGCCATTGCGGCGGTTGAAGCTAGGCCTGCAGGCCTCGACGCCAAGCAGGCAGCAGTGTTTCTCGTGGGCGCGATCCTCTCACTGCTTCTCGACTGGCTCGAAAAGCCCACACAGACAGCCACAGAACTGACCTTGTTCGTCGACCGGATGCTGCCGGACTGGCTCAGGGAGGAGCATCAGATCGAAGCCCCGATCCTCGTCACCACCACTCCTCGGACGAAGCCGAACCAATAG
- the pntB gene encoding Re/Si-specific NAD(P)(+) transhydrogenase subunit beta, with translation MSEAVSGALTAESIAGAAYVVAALVFILSLAGLSKHEKAKGGVVYGVTGMVIALSATVWLTLQGAWGNNQNFSGMIFVLIAVLIGGAIGLWRARVVEMTGMPELIALLHSFVGLAAVLVGWNGHLETPHVAESLLAIHHAEVFIGVFIGAVTFTGSIVAFLKLSGRMKSAPLTLPGKNAINLGSLAAFVVLTVWYVNDSQLGLLIAVTVLALGLGWHLVASIGGGDMPVVVSMLNSYSGWAAAAAGFLLNNDLLIITGALVGSSGAYLSYIMCKAMNRSFISVIAGGFGVSAPKAKDAEYGEHREISAQETAELLSNASSVVITPGYGMAVAQAQYPVAELAHKLKERGVDVRFGIHPVAGRLPGHMNVLLAEAKVPYDIVLEMDEINDDLDATSVVLVIGANDTVNPAAAEDPSSPIAGMPVLRVWEAENVVVFKRSMAAGYAGVQNPLFFRDNSQMLFGDAKQRVEEILRAF, from the coding sequence GTGTCTGAAGCCGTCTCCGGTGCTCTAACCGCAGAGTCAATCGCTGGAGCGGCTTACGTCGTTGCCGCACTGGTGTTTATCCTCAGCCTTGCAGGGCTCAGCAAGCACGAAAAGGCGAAGGGCGGTGTGGTTTACGGCGTTACTGGCATGGTGATCGCCCTTTCTGCAACCGTCTGGTTGACCCTTCAGGGTGCATGGGGCAATAACCAAAACTTCAGCGGGATGATTTTTGTCCTGATCGCCGTATTGATTGGTGGGGCCATCGGGCTGTGGCGCGCGCGTGTCGTTGAGATGACCGGCATGCCCGAGCTGATTGCGCTGCTGCACAGTTTCGTGGGCTTGGCAGCAGTTCTGGTCGGATGGAACGGACACTTGGAAACGCCGCACGTTGCCGAGTCCCTTCTGGCCATTCACCACGCGGAAGTCTTCATCGGCGTCTTCATCGGAGCCGTGACATTCACGGGTTCGATCGTCGCCTTCCTTAAACTGTCAGGGCGAATGAAGTCCGCCCCGCTCACCCTGCCTGGCAAAAACGCCATCAACCTAGGTTCCCTGGCAGCATTCGTGGTCCTCACCGTTTGGTACGTCAATGACTCGCAACTTGGCTTGCTCATCGCAGTTACAGTCCTGGCGTTGGGTCTGGGCTGGCATCTCGTAGCATCCATCGGCGGCGGAGACATGCCAGTGGTCGTGTCCATGCTCAACAGCTACTCAGGATGGGCGGCTGCAGCCGCAGGCTTCCTGTTGAACAACGACCTCCTTATCATCACTGGTGCACTGGTGGGCTCCTCCGGTGCGTACCTTTCCTACATCATGTGCAAAGCGATGAACAGGTCCTTCATCTCCGTCATCGCTGGCGGGTTTGGTGTGTCCGCACCGAAAGCGAAAGATGCTGAATACGGTGAGCACCGCGAGATTTCGGCTCAAGAAACAGCGGAGCTGCTGTCGAATGCCTCAAGCGTCGTCATCACCCCTGGGTACGGCATGGCCGTCGCACAGGCACAATATCCGGTCGCCGAGCTTGCCCATAAATTGAAGGAACGCGGAGTTGATGTCCGCTTTGGCATCCACCCTGTCGCTGGACGATTGCCCGGCCACATGAACGTCCTCTTGGCTGAAGCGAAAGTGCCCTACGACATCGTCCTGGAGATGGACGAAATCAACGATGATTTGGACGCAACGTCGGTGGTGCTGGTCATTGGAGCGAATGACACAGTCAACCCGGCGGCAGCCGAGGATCCAAGCAGCCCTATCGCAGGAATGCCCGTGCTGCGCGTCTGGGAAGCCGAGAATGTTGTTGTCTTCAAGCGCTCCATGGCAGCAGGATACGCGGGCGTACAGAATCCTCTATTCTTCCGAGATAACTCCCAGATGCTGTTCGGCGACGCCAAACAGCGCGTGGAAGAGATACTTCGGGCATTTTAG
- a CDS encoding cytochrome P450 → MKEPLDFADPTLYQNPVPAFNKMREEHPVFWSDSAGSWVVSRHADVVMVLNNLEDAQASLFKINDYAEQCPFGKGTAISRGIENALVTTDLPDHPRLRRHTAPLLTRRSVERDYAETVEQTVIALLECIEEDTRFDVLDSISVPLPLAVVTKLIGFDAEDPLQLNHWAVDLTRSLEPHLDSDSLEASDKAATALEDYLQGVLRDHASTAPAGTVLQRLYQGMEEGTLLSEQEAVVRLIELVAAGTETTTTIIPAAFEAMTQFPQVWKELQADPSLIPAAAEEFLRFATPSPFTGRVAVKDISLGEHVIRPGDSIQLAILAANRDPRVFSDPDVLDIHRTPNPHITFGGGIHACLGQHLARLELITVLKHAVSRWESFEVATEQVVRRDRIGVWGYSAFPMTVQMRAA, encoded by the coding sequence ATGAAAGAACCACTTGACTTCGCGGACCCGACTCTTTATCAGAACCCTGTACCGGCCTTCAACAAGATGCGCGAGGAGCACCCCGTGTTCTGGTCCGACAGCGCCGGAAGCTGGGTCGTCAGCCGCCACGCAGACGTCGTTATGGTGCTCAACAACCTCGAGGACGCCCAGGCGAGCCTGTTCAAAATCAACGATTACGCAGAGCAATGCCCATTTGGTAAGGGCACAGCAATCTCCCGCGGAATCGAAAATGCCCTGGTCACCACGGATCTGCCCGACCACCCGCGGCTGCGCCGGCACACGGCACCACTGCTCACACGGCGGTCCGTAGAGCGGGACTACGCTGAGACAGTCGAGCAGACTGTCATCGCGCTGCTTGAGTGCATCGAGGAAGATACCCGGTTTGACGTCCTCGACTCAATCTCGGTGCCGCTACCGTTGGCGGTGGTCACCAAGCTGATTGGCTTCGACGCCGAAGATCCACTCCAGCTCAACCATTGGGCCGTTGATCTCACCCGGTCGCTGGAACCGCACCTGGACAGTGACAGCCTCGAGGCCAGCGATAAAGCAGCCACTGCACTCGAGGACTACTTGCAGGGAGTGCTTCGGGACCATGCTTCCACCGCGCCCGCCGGGACCGTACTGCAGCGTTTGTACCAAGGCATGGAAGAAGGAACGCTGCTTTCCGAACAGGAAGCCGTTGTCCGCCTCATCGAACTCGTCGCCGCGGGAACCGAAACAACAACCACGATCATCCCGGCCGCCTTCGAGGCAATGACGCAATTCCCACAGGTGTGGAAGGAACTCCAAGCCGATCCAAGTCTGATCCCTGCAGCCGCCGAGGAGTTCCTGCGCTTCGCAACCCCCTCTCCGTTCACAGGCCGTGTGGCCGTCAAGGACATATCTCTGGGAGAACACGTCATCCGCCCCGGAGACTCCATCCAACTTGCCATCCTGGCCGCGAACCGCGACCCCCGAGTGTTTAGCGACCCGGACGTTCTCGACATCCACCGGACACCCAATCCGCACATCACTTTCGGGGGCGGTATCCATGCTTGCCTCGGCCAGCATCTCGCCCGCCTGGAACTGATCACCGTCCTGAAGCACGCGGTAAGCCGTTGGGAGTCGTTTGAGGTTGCCACCGAACAAGTGGTCCGACGTGATCGGATCGGCGTCTGGGGGTACTCCGCGTTCCCCATGACGGTGCAGATGCGGGCGGCATGA
- a CDS encoding GntR family transcriptional regulator, with translation MKLKEWPEPTISLPQSHQSSADLARVEIQRLIISGEFMPGDRLRERELSQILALSRIPVREALQQLQGEGFVKSSLRRGAIVKRITLSDVNELFDLRLTLEVFAASCAAQSVHNGHPAEHLQCLLAQAEEASVRQDPLGLAHCNTALHAEIVVLCGNSLLERTVSPLLSRLHWLFSLSGKSSLESQCPQHQGLIQAIQRGATDLAGALAITHIELTRERVIQALAERLQAP, from the coding sequence ATGAAACTCAAGGAGTGGCCTGAACCGACTATTTCCCTGCCACAGTCACACCAGTCTTCTGCTGACTTGGCCAGAGTCGAGATACAAAGGCTCATCATCTCGGGTGAATTTATGCCGGGAGACCGCTTGCGGGAACGCGAGCTATCCCAAATTCTGGCTTTATCGAGGATCCCTGTCCGCGAGGCACTCCAGCAGTTGCAGGGGGAAGGTTTCGTTAAGTCGTCACTAAGGCGCGGGGCAATTGTAAAGCGCATTACTTTAAGCGACGTCAACGAGCTCTTCGACCTGCGACTCACTTTGGAGGTCTTCGCCGCCAGCTGCGCTGCGCAGTCGGTGCACAACGGGCATCCAGCGGAGCATCTGCAATGCCTCCTTGCTCAAGCAGAAGAAGCGAGCGTCCGCCAAGATCCGCTAGGTCTAGCTCACTGCAACACGGCATTGCATGCGGAAATCGTCGTCCTTTGCGGGAATTCGCTGCTGGAGCGAACCGTCAGTCCGCTCCTCAGCAGATTGCATTGGTTGTTTTCGCTAAGTGGAAAAAGCTCCCTCGAAAGCCAGTGCCCACAGCACCAAGGGCTGATACAAGCGATCCAAAGGGGTGCCACGGATCTAGCAGGAGCACTTGCCATAACCCATATCGAACTCACACGAGAACGCGTCATCCAGGCCTTGGCTGAACGTCTTCAAGCCCCCTAA
- a CDS encoding alpha/beta hydrolase, with protein sequence MSAVDRFDPEILALFTAAASSTTESPEFIMPERGDAMGLRSVIDAGLAVIPRPVVAGVSGDPHRAERRDGAGMELRWYSRDDDDREDRAAIVYFHGGGRVAGKIDHYDGVIRHYVQETNVPMLLVDYGLAPEYTGTSAQEDGLAGLEWLINHATDLRVDPARIGVMGDSAGGGVAAGTAILARDKGVGVAKQILIYPMLDDRTTVPDPALDGLATWTPDTNWTGWHAVLGDSIGGGNVSPVAAPARLEDFSGLPPAYIEVGDLDIFRDESISYAQRLHHAGIPCELHVNAGVIHGHDLMSFDMQVTRRTIADRCRAISTL encoded by the coding sequence ATGTCAGCAGTGGACAGGTTCGATCCGGAAATCTTGGCGCTTTTCACGGCGGCCGCCAGTTCAACCACCGAGAGTCCTGAATTCATCATGCCCGAACGTGGCGACGCGATGGGCCTGCGGTCCGTCATTGACGCAGGCCTTGCCGTCATCCCACGACCCGTAGTCGCAGGGGTGTCGGGAGATCCGCACAGGGCCGAACGTAGGGACGGGGCCGGCATGGAACTGCGTTGGTACTCCCGCGACGATGATGATCGGGAAGATCGGGCGGCCATCGTCTATTTTCACGGTGGAGGCCGGGTCGCCGGAAAGATTGACCACTACGACGGCGTCATCCGACACTACGTCCAGGAAACCAATGTGCCAATGCTGCTGGTCGACTATGGCTTGGCTCCGGAGTACACGGGAACCTCCGCGCAGGAAGATGGACTTGCCGGCCTTGAATGGCTCATCAACCACGCCACGGACCTGCGCGTGGACCCCGCTCGGATCGGCGTGATGGGCGACAGCGCTGGAGGCGGCGTGGCCGCAGGAACGGCAATCCTCGCCCGGGACAAGGGCGTCGGTGTAGCGAAGCAAATCCTGATCTACCCCATGCTTGACGACCGCACCACGGTCCCGGATCCGGCCTTGGACGGCTTGGCCACCTGGACGCCCGATACGAACTGGACGGGTTGGCACGCCGTCCTCGGGGACAGCATTGGCGGCGGGAACGTCTCGCCCGTAGCCGCCCCGGCACGCCTGGAGGACTTCTCGGGCCTCCCGCCCGCTTACATTGAGGTTGGCGACCTCGACATCTTCAGGGACGAATCCATTTCCTACGCGCAGCGGCTGCACCACGCAGGAATTCCTTGCGAACTCCACGTGAATGCGGGTGTCATACACGGCCACGACCTCATGAGTTTTGACATGCAGGTCACGCGGCGCACCATCGCCGATAGATGCCGAGCCATATCGACCCTGTAA